In Phaseolus vulgaris cultivar G19833 chromosome 10, P. vulgaris v2.0, whole genome shotgun sequence, a single genomic region encodes these proteins:
- the LOC137818178 gene encoding protein CHUP1, chloroplastic-like isoform X2, with amino-acid sequence MEAKTILLEEETCISKVNSRSSPLGVSPRTRKSGEKDEFLLPEFNDLIKEADFGVIIAGSSFKKEVETPRSKVGSPMAYANVDKDDNEKEMRKLRSMIRMLQERETNLQVQLLEYCGIREQEAAVMELQNRLKISNMEAKMFNLKVVTLQSENRRLEAQVADHAKLTSELETAKTKVKFLKKKIKYEAEQNREHIMNLKQKVGKLQDHEFKVAANDQEIQIKLKRLKDLDCETEQLRKSNLRLQMENSDLSRRLDSTQLLANAVLEDPEAQALKEEGERLRQENEGLAKELEQLHADRCSDLEELVYLRWINACLRHELRSYQLPSGKTAARDLSKSLSPTSEKKAKQLILEYASNEVRASISDMDSDQWSSSQTSFFTDPGEHEDYSLHDASSEAKLNNSTKSRIFGKLMRLIRGKDSHHQRGQIMSKEKSISREDSNSSHFSLSMSTGNECLRSEYTTPSATSRTSFDYNQSQSLKDDSGRNSDSHTPGSSKNFSPNRRSSADSKNRLDSFSESSAMEKTNLAKYAEALKNSTETSKVKSHRRSASYSSF; translated from the exons ATGGAAGCGAAGACAATTTTGTTAGAG GAAGAAACATGCATTAGCAAGGTGAATTCTAGAAGTTCCCCATTGGGTGTCTCTCCAAGGACTAGAAAAAGTGGAGAGAAAGATGAGTTCCTCCTTCCTGAATTCAATGATCTTATCAAGGAAGCAGACTTTGGAGTCATCATTGCAGGTAGTTCTTTTAAGAAAGAGGTGGAAACACCAAGGTCAAAAGTAGGATCTCCTATGGCATATGCAAATGTTGACAAGGATGATAATGAGAAAGAGATGAGGAAACTGAGGAGCATGATCAGAATGCTTCAAGAGAGGGAAACAAATCTTCAGGTTCAACTGCTTGAGTACTGTGGCATCAGAGAGCAAGAAGCAGCAGTGATGGAGCTCCAAAATAGATTGAAGATAAGTAATATGGAGGCCAAGATGTTCAATCTGAAGGTTGTGACCTTGCAGTCTGAGAATCGAAGATTAGAGGCACAAGTAGCTGATCATGCAAAACTGACATCTGAGCTCGAGACTGCAAAAACCAAAGTTAAgtttttgaagaagaaaatcaAGTATGAAGCTGAACAGAATAGGGAGCATATAATGAATCTTAAGCAAAAAGTTGGCAAGTTGCAAGATCATGAATTCAAAGTTGCTGCTAACGATCAAGAGATTCAAATTAAGCTGAAAAGGCTTAAGGATCTTGATTGTGAGACAGAACAGTTGAGAAAATCTAATTTGAGACTGCAGATGGAAAATTCTGACTTATCTCGAAGATTGGATTCTACTCAGCTCCTTGCAAATGCTGTTCTAGAAGATCCTGAG GCACAAGCTCTGAAGGAAGAAGGTGAACGACTAAGACAAGAGAATGAAGGGTTAGCGAAAGAACTTGAGCAATTACATGCAGATAGATGTTCAGATCTTGAAGAGTTAGTTTATTTGCGGTGGATAAATGCTTGCTTGAGACATGAACTACGAAGTTATCAGCTCCCATCTGGTAAAACAGCAGCAAGGGACTTAAGCAAAAGCTTGAGTCCTACCTCTGAGAAAAAAGCCAAGCAACTCATACTTGAATATGCAAGCAATGAAGTGCGAGCGAGCATTTCTGATATGGACTCTGACCAATGGTCTTCTTCCCAGACTTCTTTTTTCACAGACCCTGGAGAGCATGAAGATTATTCTCTTCATGATGCTTCATCTGAGGCCAAACTTAACAATTCAACCAAGTCAAGGATTTTTGGCAAGCTTATGAGGCTGATACGAGGCAAAGATAGCCACCACCAACGTGGTCAAATTATGTCTAAAGAAAAATCAATTTCCAGAGAAGATAGCAATTCTTCACATTTCAGCTTGAGTATGTCAACAGGAAATGAGTGTCTTAGGAGTGAGTATACCACTCCCTCTGCCACATCTAGAACTTCCTTTGACTATAACCAAAGCCAGAGTTTGAAGGATGATAGTGGGAGAAATTCAGATAGCCATACCCCAGGAAGCTCCAAAAATTTCAGTCCAAATAGAAGAAGTTCAGCAGATTCCAAAAACCGCCTTGATTCTTTCTCAGAATCCTCTGCCATGGAGAAAACTAATTTGGCAAAATATGCTGAAGCTTTGAAAAATTCCACTGAAACCTCCAAAGTTAAATCACACAGAAGATCAGCATCATATAGTTCGTTTTAA
- the LOC137818177 gene encoding GDSL esterase/lipase APG-like: MERERKGMMNHFTRSHLILLPNSHPPPSIGVIFGCNISSAFSAALCIIQSSMHSIKMSIGALVPLFALSFLGCVYAQDTTLVPAIITFGDSVVDVGNNNYLPTFFKADYPPYGRDFSNHQPTGRFCNGKLATDITAETLGFKTYAPAYLSPQASGKNLLIGANFASAASGYDENAATLNHAITLSQQLSYFKEYQGKLAKVAGSQKASSIIKDALYVLSAGSSDFVQNYYVNPWINKAYTPDQYSSYLIGAFQSFVKELYGLGARRLGVTSLPPLGCLPAARTLFGFHENGCVSRINSDAQNFNKKLNSAAANIQKQLPGLKIAIFDVYKPLYDLVQSPSKSGFVEANRGCCGTGTVETTSFLCNPKSPGTCSNATQYVFWDSVHPSQAANQVLADALIIQGISLIT, translated from the exons atggagagagagagaaagggtATGATGAACCACTTTACGCGTTCACATTTAATACTCCTGCCTAACTCCCATCCTCCTCCTTCAATAGGCGTCATTTTCGGTTGCAATATAAGTTCTGCATTTTCTGCTGCACTATGCATCATCCAAAGCAGCATGCATAGCATTAAGATGAGCATTGGAGCTCTTGTTCCACTCTTTGCACTTTCCTTCCTTGGTTGTGTGTATGCACAAGACACCACCCTTGTGCCTGCCATCATAACTTTTGGTGATTCTGTGGTGGATGTAGGGAATAATAACTATCTTCCCACTTTTTTCAAGGCTGATTACCCTCCCTATGGGAGGGATTTTTCTAACCACCAACCAACTGGGAGGTTTTGCAATGGCAAATTAGCTACTGATATCACTG CTGAGACGTTGGGCTTTAAGACCTATGCTCCTGCATATCTTAGTCCACAGGCATCAGGGAAAAACCTCCTTATTGGAGCTAACTTTGCTTCTGCTGCATCTGGTTATGATGAAAATGCTGCTACTTTGAAT CATGCAATTACACTGTCCCAACAGTTAAGTTATTTCAAGGAATACCAAGGCAAGCTGGCCAAGGTAGCTGGCAGTCAAAAAGCATCCTCAATTATTAAAGATGCATTGTACGTGCTTAGTGCTGGCAGCAGCGACTTTGTGCAAAACTATTACGTCAATCCTTGGATCAACAAAGCATACACTCCTGACCAGTACTCCTCCTACTTAATTGGTGCATTCCAAAGTTTTGTTAAG GAGTTGTATGGATTGGGAGCCAGGAGACTTGGAGTGACTTCACTCCCACCATTGGGGTGCCTACCTGCTGCAAGGACTTTATTTGGTTTCCATGAGAATGGTTGTGTCTCAAGAATCAACTCTGATGCCCAAAACTTTAACAAGAAGCTCAACTCAGCTGCAGCAAATATTCAAAAGCAACTTCCTGGTCTCAAGATTGCTATTTTTGACGTTTACAAGCCCCTCTATGACCTTGTTCAATCCCCTTCAAAATCGG GTTTTGTGGAGGCAAACAGAGGTTGCTGTGGGACCGGGACTGTAGAGACAACATCGTTTTTGTGTAATCCAAAATCACCAGGAACTTGTTCTAATGCCACACAGTACGTGTTTTGGGATAGTGTTCATCCTTCACAAGCAGCTAACCAAGTTCTAGCCGATGCATTAATTATCCAAGGCATAAGTCTCATCACATAA
- the LOC137818178 gene encoding protein CHUP1, chloroplastic-like isoform X1, producing MMMMERTVRRFFSSIRKEEKGMKPFLLKCGLALALAFAGFLYSHIGAKRIKPSPTSPKGHPSGHGSEDNFVRGKRAASSSLTNLSEENVLDTEETCISKVNSRSSPLGVSPRTRKSGEKDEFLLPEFNDLIKEADFGVIIAGSSFKKEVETPRSKVGSPMAYANVDKDDNEKEMRKLRSMIRMLQERETNLQVQLLEYCGIREQEAAVMELQNRLKISNMEAKMFNLKVVTLQSENRRLEAQVADHAKLTSELETAKTKVKFLKKKIKYEAEQNREHIMNLKQKVGKLQDHEFKVAANDQEIQIKLKRLKDLDCETEQLRKSNLRLQMENSDLSRRLDSTQLLANAVLEDPEAQALKEEGERLRQENEGLAKELEQLHADRCSDLEELVYLRWINACLRHELRSYQLPSGKTAARDLSKSLSPTSEKKAKQLILEYASNEVRASISDMDSDQWSSSQTSFFTDPGEHEDYSLHDASSEAKLNNSTKSRIFGKLMRLIRGKDSHHQRGQIMSKEKSISREDSNSSHFSLSMSTGNECLRSEYTTPSATSRTSFDYNQSQSLKDDSGRNSDSHTPGSSKNFSPNRRSSADSKNRLDSFSESSAMEKTNLAKYAEALKNSTETSKVKSHRRSASYSSF from the exons atgatgatgatggaaaGAACAGTTAGAAGGTTTTTTAGTTCCATAAGGAAAGAGGAGAAGGGTATGAAGCCTTTTCTTCTGAAATGTGGTTTGGCTTTGGCTCTTGCCTTTGCTGGATTTCTCTACTCTCATATTGGAGCCAAGAGAATCAAACCTTCCCCTACTTCCCCCAAGGGGCACCCTTCAG GTCATGGAAGCGAAGACAATTTTGTTAGAGGTAAAAGGGCTGCTTCTAGTTCTCTCACCAATCTTTCAGAGGAAAATGTTTTGGATACT GAAGAAACATGCATTAGCAAGGTGAATTCTAGAAGTTCCCCATTGGGTGTCTCTCCAAGGACTAGAAAAAGTGGAGAGAAAGATGAGTTCCTCCTTCCTGAATTCAATGATCTTATCAAGGAAGCAGACTTTGGAGTCATCATTGCAGGTAGTTCTTTTAAGAAAGAGGTGGAAACACCAAGGTCAAAAGTAGGATCTCCTATGGCATATGCAAATGTTGACAAGGATGATAATGAGAAAGAGATGAGGAAACTGAGGAGCATGATCAGAATGCTTCAAGAGAGGGAAACAAATCTTCAGGTTCAACTGCTTGAGTACTGTGGCATCAGAGAGCAAGAAGCAGCAGTGATGGAGCTCCAAAATAGATTGAAGATAAGTAATATGGAGGCCAAGATGTTCAATCTGAAGGTTGTGACCTTGCAGTCTGAGAATCGAAGATTAGAGGCACAAGTAGCTGATCATGCAAAACTGACATCTGAGCTCGAGACTGCAAAAACCAAAGTTAAgtttttgaagaagaaaatcaAGTATGAAGCTGAACAGAATAGGGAGCATATAATGAATCTTAAGCAAAAAGTTGGCAAGTTGCAAGATCATGAATTCAAAGTTGCTGCTAACGATCAAGAGATTCAAATTAAGCTGAAAAGGCTTAAGGATCTTGATTGTGAGACAGAACAGTTGAGAAAATCTAATTTGAGACTGCAGATGGAAAATTCTGACTTATCTCGAAGATTGGATTCTACTCAGCTCCTTGCAAATGCTGTTCTAGAAGATCCTGAG GCACAAGCTCTGAAGGAAGAAGGTGAACGACTAAGACAAGAGAATGAAGGGTTAGCGAAAGAACTTGAGCAATTACATGCAGATAGATGTTCAGATCTTGAAGAGTTAGTTTATTTGCGGTGGATAAATGCTTGCTTGAGACATGAACTACGAAGTTATCAGCTCCCATCTGGTAAAACAGCAGCAAGGGACTTAAGCAAAAGCTTGAGTCCTACCTCTGAGAAAAAAGCCAAGCAACTCATACTTGAATATGCAAGCAATGAAGTGCGAGCGAGCATTTCTGATATGGACTCTGACCAATGGTCTTCTTCCCAGACTTCTTTTTTCACAGACCCTGGAGAGCATGAAGATTATTCTCTTCATGATGCTTCATCTGAGGCCAAACTTAACAATTCAACCAAGTCAAGGATTTTTGGCAAGCTTATGAGGCTGATACGAGGCAAAGATAGCCACCACCAACGTGGTCAAATTATGTCTAAAGAAAAATCAATTTCCAGAGAAGATAGCAATTCTTCACATTTCAGCTTGAGTATGTCAACAGGAAATGAGTGTCTTAGGAGTGAGTATACCACTCCCTCTGCCACATCTAGAACTTCCTTTGACTATAACCAAAGCCAGAGTTTGAAGGATGATAGTGGGAGAAATTCAGATAGCCATACCCCAGGAAGCTCCAAAAATTTCAGTCCAAATAGAAGAAGTTCAGCAGATTCCAAAAACCGCCTTGATTCTTTCTCAGAATCCTCTGCCATGGAGAAAACTAATTTGGCAAAATATGCTGAAGCTTTGAAAAATTCCACTGAAACCTCCAAAGTTAAATCACACAGAAGATCAGCATCATATAGTTCGTTTTAA
- the LOC137818855 gene encoding inositol oxygenase 1-like — protein sequence MTILIQQPHHLGAEVEANTAEINEGELVLDGGFLIPQTNTFGHIFRAYNDAESERHEGVENFYRKNHTYQSLDFVKKLREEYAKLNKVEMSIWECCELLNEVVDESDPDLDEPQIEHLLQTAEAIRKDYPDEDWLHLTGLIHDLGKVLNLPSFGGLPQWAVVGDTFPVGCRFDESIVHHKYFKENPDYNNPSYNTKYGIYSDKCGLDSVMMSWGHDDYMYLVAKENNTTLPSAALFIIRYHSFYALHREGAYKHLMNDEDVENLKWLHIFNKYDLYSKSKIRIDVEKVKPYYLSLIEKYFPAKLKW from the exons ATGACCATCCTCATTCAGCAACCTCATCACCTTg GGGCTGAAGTGGAGGCAAATACTGCAGAGATAAATGAGGGAGAACTGGTGTTGGATGGTGGATTTCTGATACCACAGACCAACACATTTGGGCACATATTTAG GGCTTATAATGATGCTGAAAGTGAGAGGCATGAAGGAGTGGAGAATTTCTACAGAAAAAACCACACTTACCAATCACTTGATTTT GTGAAGAAATTGAGGGAGGAGTATGCAAAATTGAACAAGGTGGAGATGAGCATATGGGAATGTTGTGAACTCCtgaatgaagtggtggatgagAGTGACCCTGACTTGGATGAACCTCAGATTGAGCACTTGCTTCAGACAGCAGAAGCTATAAGGAAGGATTACCCTGATGAAGATTGGTTGCACTTAACAGGCCTTATCCATG ATCTAGGCAAGGTGCTGAATTTACCTAGCTTTGGAGGACTTCCTCAATGGGCTGTAGTAG GGGACACATTCCCAGTAGGTTGCAGATTTGATGAATCAATTGTCCACCACAAG TATTTTAAGGAAAATCCAGACTACAACAATCCATCCTACAACACTAAATATGGGATTTACTCAGACAAATGTGGACTTGACAGTGTGATGATGTCATGGGGGCATGATGATTACATGTATCTA GTGGCAAAGGAGAATAACACTACACTGCCCTCTGCTGCTTTGTTCATTATAAGATACCATTCATTCTATG CATTACACAGGGAAGGAGCCTATAAGCACTTGATGAATGATGAGGATGTTGAGAATCTAAAATGGCTCCACATTTTCAA CAAATATGACCTTTACAGCAAGAGTAAAATTCGAATTGATGTTGAAAAGGTCAAACCATACTATCTTTCACTCATTGAAAAG TACTTCCCTGCAAAGCTGAAGTGGTGA